One segment of Takifugu rubripes chromosome 5, fTakRub1.2, whole genome shotgun sequence DNA contains the following:
- the LOC105416454 gene encoding protein FAM104A, with the protein MLTENRKRQRSAGGEENEYVVPQPKRPSRGHPLSPEPGRDAWDSESSLSESSISHPEHAAVSCTSRCDADTYTPTTSSDSSDLAGPRDTPSYLQINRILRQAHFHSLQSRSRLRDT; encoded by the exons ATGTTGACGGAAAACAG GAAACGGCAGCGCAGTGCTGGTGGTGAGGAGAATGAGTATGTGGTGCCCCAGCCCAAGAGGCCGAGCAGAGGTCATCCCCTGTCCCCTGAGCCAGGCCGGGATGCCTGGGACTCTGAG TCATCTCTCAGCGAGAGCAGCATCAGCCATCCAGAGCACGCCGCCGTGAGCTGCACCAGTCGGTGCGATGCAGACACCTacacccccaccacctccagcgACTCCTCAGACCTGGCTGGGCCTAGAGACACGCCGTCTTACCTGCAGATCAACCGGATCCTGAGACAGGCCCATTTCCACAGCCTGCAGAGCCGAAGCCGCCTCCGAGACACGTGA
- the hid1a gene encoding protein HID1 isoform X1 has product MGSTDSKLNFRKAVIQLTTKTQPVEATDDAFWDQFWADTSTTVQDVFALVPAAEIRAVREESPSNLATLCYKAVEKLVQGAESGCPTEKERQAVLNCARVLSRVLPYIFEDQDWRGFFWSTVPGAGRAGTDELDEDDGARPLAESLLLAVADLLFCPDFTVHSHRRGPVSVRSPRARGSSPKTDSVESMQSIDSCEYIWEAGVGFAQSPPLNYIHDLNRTEILRLLLTCFSEAMYLPPSSDSSVTNPWVTFFCSTENRHALPLFTSLLNVVCAYDPVGYGIPYNHLLFSDYREQLVEQAVQILIVTLEHDGGLPHRPPSPSSIEEQEFAQSTGPENLFVNYLSRIHREEDFDFVLKGLARLLNNPLTQTYLPHSTKKIQFHQELLVLFWKLCDFNKKFLFFVLKSSDVLDMLVPILYYLNDARADQSRVGLMHIGVFILLLLSGERNFGVRLNKPYSVHVPMDIPVFTGTHADLLIVVFHKIITTGHQRLQPLFDCLLTIIVNVSPYLKSLSMVAANKLLHLLEAFSTTWFLFSAAQNHHLVFFLLEAFNNIIQYQFDGNCNLVYAIIRKRNVFHQLANLPSDAASIQKALQRKRKSPDVISRTSSQETVSMEGSHPAVPAEPGTLKTSLVAIPGIDKLTEKSQVSEDGTMVSVPKTDPQPTEQSAAAGTSDTESNSGRDNEDVFYTEAEMERRRRSSASSTSLWAPTPDWVLSWKCKLPLQTIMRLLQVLVPQVEKICIDKGLTDESEILKFLQHGTLVGLLPVPHPILIRKYQPNAGTAMWFRTYMWGVIYLRNVDPPIWYDTDVRLFEIQRM; this is encoded by the exons ATGGGCAGCACCGACTCCAAACTGAACTTCAGGAAAGCGGTGATTCAGCTGACAACAAAGACGCAG CCAGTGGAAGCCACGGACGACGCGTTCTGGGACCAGTTCTGGGCGGACACCAGCACCACAGTCCAGGATGTTTTCGCCCTGGTGCCAGCGGCCGAGATAAGAGCGGTGCGGGAGGAGTCCCCCTCAAACTTGGCGACCCTCTGCTATAAG GCTGTGGAGAAGCTGGTTCAGGGGGCAGAGTCCGGCTGCCCCACTGAGAAGGAGCGGCAGGCCGTCCTGAACTGCGCTCGCGTCCTGAGCCGCGTGCTTCCGTATATCTTCGAGGACCAGGACTGGAGGGGCTTCTTCTGGTCCACGGTGCCCGGCGCTGGCCGAGCTGGG ACCGATGAGCTGGACGAGGACGACGGAGCTCGCCCCCTGGCCGAGTCGCTGCTGCTGGCAGTCGCCGACCTGCTCTTCTGCCCTGACTTCACCGTGCACAGCCACAGGAGAGGCCCCGTGAGTGTCCGTTCTCCCAGAGCCCGGGGTAGTTCACCAAAGACT GACTCAGTGGAGAGCATGCAGTCGATAGACAGCTGTGAATACATCTGGGAGGCCGGGGTGGGGTTTGCGCAGTCTCCACCTCTCAACTACATCCACGACCTGAACAG gaCGGAGATACTGAGGTTGCTGCTCACCTGCTTCTCGGAGGCCATGTACCTGCCTCCTTCCTCCGACAGCAGCGTGACCAACCCCTGGGTCACCTTCTTCTGCTCCACAGAAAACAG ACACGCGCTGCCTCTCTTCACCTCTCTGCTGAATGTGGTGTGCGCCTACGACCCGGTGGGCTACGGCATCCCCTACAACCACCTGCTCTTCTCGGACTACcgggagcagctggtggagcaggcGGTGCAGATTCTCATCGTGACTCTGGAGCACGACGGCGGGCTTCCCCATCGCCCGCCTTCCCCGTCCAGCATTGAGGAGCAAGAA TTTGCTCAGTCTACAGGCCCTGAAAACCTGTTTGTGAATTACCTATCGAGGATTCACAGAGAGGAG GACTTTGACTTTGTTTTGAAGGGCCTAGCACGTCTGCTCAACAACCCTTTGACCCAGACCTACCTGCCACACTCCACCAAGAAGATCCAGTtccaccaggagctgctggtgctctTCTGGAAGCTTTGTGACTTCAACAAG AAGTTCCTGTTCTTCGTCCTGAAGAGTAGCGACGTGCTGGACATGCTGGTTCCTATTCTCTACTACCTGAACGATGCCAGAGCCGATCAGT CCCGTGTCGGACTCATGCACATCGGCGTCTTCATCCTGCTGTTGCTGAGCGGGGAGAGGAACTTCGGCGTGCGCTTGAATAAGCCCTACTCCGTCCACGTGCCCATGGACATCCCTGTTTTCACAGGGACACACGCTGACCTGCTGATTGTG GTGTTTCACAAGATCATCACCACTGGACACCAACGCCTGCAGCCTCTCTTCGACTGCCTCCTCACTATTATTGTAAATG TGTCTCCCTACCTGAAGAGCCTTTCTATGGTGGCCGCCAATAAactgctccatctgctggaggCCTTCTCCACCACCTGGTTCCTGTTCTCTGCAGCCCAGAACCACCacctcgtcttcttcctcctcgaGGCTTTCAACAATATCATCCAGTACCAGTTTGATG GAAACTGTAACCTGGTTTACGCAATCATCCGTAAAAGGAACGTCTTCCACCAGTTGGCCAACCTGCCCTCCGATGCTGCCTCCATCCAGAAAGCTCTGCAGCGAAAGAGGAAGTCACCAGATGTCATTTCCCGCACGAGCTCCCAGGAGACGGTGTCCATGGAGGGATCCCACCCAGCTGTGCCAGCAGAACCTGGCACACTGAAGACCAGCCTGGTCGCCATACCGG GCATTGATAAACTGACAGAGAAATCTCAGGTGTCTGAGGATGGAACAATGGTTTCAGTTCCAAAAACAGACCCCCAGCCCACAGAGCAGAGTGCAGCTGCTGGGACAAGCGACACGGAGTCAAACTCGGGCCGAGACAATGaa GATGTTTTCTACAcggaagcagagatggagcgaCGTCGCCGGTCGAGTGCCTCCTCTACATCGCTCTGGGCCCCCACACCAGACTGG GTCCTCTCCTGGAAGTGTAAACTCCCGCTGCAGACGATCATGCGCCTCCTGCAGGTGCTGGTTCCTCAGGTGGAGAAGATCTGCATCGACAA AGGCTTGACGGACGAATCGGAGATCCTGAAGTTTCTCCAGCACGGCACATTAGTGGGCCTGCTGCCGGTTCCTCACCCCATCCTCATCAGAAAGTATCAGCCCAACGCGGGCACGGCCATGTGGTTCCGCACCTACATGTGGGGCGTCATCTATTTACG CAACGTGGACCCTCCTATCTGGTACGACACCGACGTCCGCCTTTTTGAGATCCAGCGGATGTAG
- the hid1a gene encoding protein HID1 isoform X2, which produces MGSTDSKLNFRKAVIQLTTKTQPVEATDDAFWDQFWADTSTTVQDVFALVPAAEIRAVREESPSNLATLCYKAVEKLVQGAESGCPTEKERQAVLNCARVLSRVLPYIFEDQDWRGFFWSTVPGAGRAGTDELDEDDGARPLAESLLLAVADLLFCPDFTVHSHRRGPVSVRSPRARGSSPKTDSVESMQSIDSCEYIWEAGVGFAQSPPLNYIHDLNRTEILRLLLTCFSEAMYLPPSSDSSVTNPWVTFFCSTENRHALPLFTSLLNVVCAYDPVGYGIPYNHLLFSDYREQLVEQAVQILIVTLEHDGGLPHRPPSPSSIEEQESTGPENLFVNYLSRIHREEDFDFVLKGLARLLNNPLTQTYLPHSTKKIQFHQELLVLFWKLCDFNKKFLFFVLKSSDVLDMLVPILYYLNDARADQSRVGLMHIGVFILLLLSGERNFGVRLNKPYSVHVPMDIPVFTGTHADLLIVVFHKIITTGHQRLQPLFDCLLTIIVNVSPYLKSLSMVAANKLLHLLEAFSTTWFLFSAAQNHHLVFFLLEAFNNIIQYQFDGNCNLVYAIIRKRNVFHQLANLPSDAASIQKALQRKRKSPDVISRTSSQETVSMEGSHPAVPAEPGTLKTSLVAIPGIDKLTEKSQVSEDGTMVSVPKTDPQPTEQSAAAGTSDTESNSGRDNEDVFYTEAEMERRRRSSASSTSLWAPTPDWVLSWKCKLPLQTIMRLLQVLVPQVEKICIDKGLTDESEILKFLQHGTLVGLLPVPHPILIRKYQPNAGTAMWFRTYMWGVIYLRNVDPPIWYDTDVRLFEIQRM; this is translated from the exons ATGGGCAGCACCGACTCCAAACTGAACTTCAGGAAAGCGGTGATTCAGCTGACAACAAAGACGCAG CCAGTGGAAGCCACGGACGACGCGTTCTGGGACCAGTTCTGGGCGGACACCAGCACCACAGTCCAGGATGTTTTCGCCCTGGTGCCAGCGGCCGAGATAAGAGCGGTGCGGGAGGAGTCCCCCTCAAACTTGGCGACCCTCTGCTATAAG GCTGTGGAGAAGCTGGTTCAGGGGGCAGAGTCCGGCTGCCCCACTGAGAAGGAGCGGCAGGCCGTCCTGAACTGCGCTCGCGTCCTGAGCCGCGTGCTTCCGTATATCTTCGAGGACCAGGACTGGAGGGGCTTCTTCTGGTCCACGGTGCCCGGCGCTGGCCGAGCTGGG ACCGATGAGCTGGACGAGGACGACGGAGCTCGCCCCCTGGCCGAGTCGCTGCTGCTGGCAGTCGCCGACCTGCTCTTCTGCCCTGACTTCACCGTGCACAGCCACAGGAGAGGCCCCGTGAGTGTCCGTTCTCCCAGAGCCCGGGGTAGTTCACCAAAGACT GACTCAGTGGAGAGCATGCAGTCGATAGACAGCTGTGAATACATCTGGGAGGCCGGGGTGGGGTTTGCGCAGTCTCCACCTCTCAACTACATCCACGACCTGAACAG gaCGGAGATACTGAGGTTGCTGCTCACCTGCTTCTCGGAGGCCATGTACCTGCCTCCTTCCTCCGACAGCAGCGTGACCAACCCCTGGGTCACCTTCTTCTGCTCCACAGAAAACAG ACACGCGCTGCCTCTCTTCACCTCTCTGCTGAATGTGGTGTGCGCCTACGACCCGGTGGGCTACGGCATCCCCTACAACCACCTGCTCTTCTCGGACTACcgggagcagctggtggagcaggcGGTGCAGATTCTCATCGTGACTCTGGAGCACGACGGCGGGCTTCCCCATCGCCCGCCTTCCCCGTCCAGCATTGAGGAGCAAGAA TCTACAGGCCCTGAAAACCTGTTTGTGAATTACCTATCGAGGATTCACAGAGAGGAG GACTTTGACTTTGTTTTGAAGGGCCTAGCACGTCTGCTCAACAACCCTTTGACCCAGACCTACCTGCCACACTCCACCAAGAAGATCCAGTtccaccaggagctgctggtgctctTCTGGAAGCTTTGTGACTTCAACAAG AAGTTCCTGTTCTTCGTCCTGAAGAGTAGCGACGTGCTGGACATGCTGGTTCCTATTCTCTACTACCTGAACGATGCCAGAGCCGATCAGT CCCGTGTCGGACTCATGCACATCGGCGTCTTCATCCTGCTGTTGCTGAGCGGGGAGAGGAACTTCGGCGTGCGCTTGAATAAGCCCTACTCCGTCCACGTGCCCATGGACATCCCTGTTTTCACAGGGACACACGCTGACCTGCTGATTGTG GTGTTTCACAAGATCATCACCACTGGACACCAACGCCTGCAGCCTCTCTTCGACTGCCTCCTCACTATTATTGTAAATG TGTCTCCCTACCTGAAGAGCCTTTCTATGGTGGCCGCCAATAAactgctccatctgctggaggCCTTCTCCACCACCTGGTTCCTGTTCTCTGCAGCCCAGAACCACCacctcgtcttcttcctcctcgaGGCTTTCAACAATATCATCCAGTACCAGTTTGATG GAAACTGTAACCTGGTTTACGCAATCATCCGTAAAAGGAACGTCTTCCACCAGTTGGCCAACCTGCCCTCCGATGCTGCCTCCATCCAGAAAGCTCTGCAGCGAAAGAGGAAGTCACCAGATGTCATTTCCCGCACGAGCTCCCAGGAGACGGTGTCCATGGAGGGATCCCACCCAGCTGTGCCAGCAGAACCTGGCACACTGAAGACCAGCCTGGTCGCCATACCGG GCATTGATAAACTGACAGAGAAATCTCAGGTGTCTGAGGATGGAACAATGGTTTCAGTTCCAAAAACAGACCCCCAGCCCACAGAGCAGAGTGCAGCTGCTGGGACAAGCGACACGGAGTCAAACTCGGGCCGAGACAATGaa GATGTTTTCTACAcggaagcagagatggagcgaCGTCGCCGGTCGAGTGCCTCCTCTACATCGCTCTGGGCCCCCACACCAGACTGG GTCCTCTCCTGGAAGTGTAAACTCCCGCTGCAGACGATCATGCGCCTCCTGCAGGTGCTGGTTCCTCAGGTGGAGAAGATCTGCATCGACAA AGGCTTGACGGACGAATCGGAGATCCTGAAGTTTCTCCAGCACGGCACATTAGTGGGCCTGCTGCCGGTTCCTCACCCCATCCTCATCAGAAAGTATCAGCCCAACGCGGGCACGGCCATGTGGTTCCGCACCTACATGTGGGGCGTCATCTATTTACG CAACGTGGACCCTCCTATCTGGTACGACACCGACGTCCGCCTTTTTGAGATCCAGCGGATGTAG
- the LOC101065649 gene encoding proton channel OTOP2-like: protein MWMAAVTEESVHQTEIPSVNFSYRMFRGSYGVAKCRCSHSSCDTFKKAFYYLYPFNIEYSLFASALAYVMWKNVGRLVEDHGHLRVKFHPKDTCLGAAAGVLLVLAGLVIFIIYEVDMQRGDEGDKTEALLIDFLMNIIILSLMLLTTLAGCVVYRLDHREHVSEKNPTCSLDVGLLVGASMGQFIISYFTIVAEVATGARGYPNALNLSRAVLTVLQLGLQNYFIIEGLHREPFHTMQEAVVHTNAQVTQEQGATRTATENGTSRHSLAADPKKLDWKRRVLKEVCAFLLLANVILWITPAFGARPEFDHPAEMNIYTFTMWSAIVNVGLPFGIFYRMHSVASLFEVSLMC, encoded by the exons ATGTGGATGGCTGCTGTAACGGAGGAATCTGTTCACCAGACTGAGATTCCATCTGTCAACTTCTCCTACAGGATGTTTAGAG GCAGCTACGGCGTCGCGAAGTGCAGGTGCAGCCACTCGTCCTGTGACACCTTCAAGAAGGCCTTCTACTACCTGTACCCCTTCAACATTGAGTACAGCCTCTTCGCTTCTGCTTTGGCTTATGTCATGTGGAAAAACGTGGGCCGCCTCGTGGAGGATCACGGCCACCTCCGGGTGAAGTTCCATCCGAAGGACACGTGTTTGGGGGCCGCGGCAGGAGTTCTCCTGGTGCTGGCCGGGCTCGTCATCTTCATAATCTATGAAGTGGACATGCAACGGGGGGATGAGGGGGATAAAACCGAGGCCCTGCTGATTGATTTCCTCATGAATATCATCATCCTGAGCCTGATGCTCCTGACAACGCTGGCGGGCTGCGTCGTCTACAGGCTGGACCACAGGGAGCACGTGTCTGAGAAGAACCCCACATGCAGCCTGGATGTGGGGCTGCTGGTGGGAGCCTCCATGGGCCAGTTCATCATTAGCTATTTCACCATCGTGGCGGAGGTAGCAACGGGAGCCAGAGGGTATCCCAACGCCCTCAACCTGTCTAGGGCTGTGCTGACGGTGCTCCAGCTGGGCCTGCAGAACTACTTCATCATCGAAGGCCTCCACAGGGAGCCCTTCCACACGATGCAGGAAGCAGTTGTGCACACCAACGCCCAGGTCACGCAGGAGCAGGGAGCGACGCGCACGGCGACGGAGAACGGCACGTCCAGACACAGCCTGGCCGCCGACCCCAAGAAGCTCGATTGGAAGCGAAGGGTTCTGAAGGAAGTCTGCGCCTTTTTGCTGCTCGCTAATGTGATT ctgtggaTCACGCCAGCCTTCGGCGCTCGTCCCGAGTTTGATCATCCAGCAGAGATGAATATCTACACGTTCACAATGTGGTCTGCCATCGTGAACGTCGGGCTCCCCTTCGGAATTTTTTACCGAATGCACTCTGTTGCCAGTCTGTTCGAAGTGTCTCTTATGTGTTAG
- the amn gene encoding protein amnionless: MWMVLLVRTRWSQGRETKFTCSFLILSQTFGMLRTTAVLLFLAVGAADALYKQWIPDTNYENKTNWDKGDVPCGNDIVEFSAQRKVSVFVETMHAIQEMRLPIDGEFILDSGAGFYANSGQDPGCGAGLTVRFKDSESLRWFNPALWQAAASSDDLQSGNFLFSVHEESVPCRHDDVIFKTRSSFRVDTSSSHSIVNVKSVSVLGKTFGSQAEFSQYLRSRSGQLQFHGTSAVTVGEPGCSDPSGCDCGNSENHQLICSFVKCPSVSCTRPLLPVGHCCDVCGAIVSIQYTSGFNLQSYRQRIHHLFLVLPKYKSIKLGMSKVFKSQRFMFIPFDTSPEIQVVILDGEGESQSESLAWDIVKDARAQSSHLGITAADFQTSSGNSGGESGNNAGMVVGVVFGVLIMITLVLVLGLMVRKGVVRLPPLPSLSRLRRSSVVGELGGPLDQGYDNPMFNKPTMLPNVPSLYGGEITNSICLKQTGVHFVNPVYDEHESDFTA; the protein is encoded by the coding sequence ATGTGGATGGTTTTACTGGTGAGGACTCGCTGGTCACAAGGCAGGGAAACAAAGTTCACCTgctcttttctcattttgtcaCAAACATTCGGGATGCTGAGAACAACAGCCGTTCTTCTCTTCCTGGCCGTCGGGGCGGCGGACGCCCTGTACAAACAGTGGATTCCTGACACCAACTATGAGAACAAGACCAACTGGGACAAAGGAGATGTTCCCTGTGGCAACGACATCGTCGAGTTCTCGGCCCAGAGAAAAGTCTCCGTTTTTGTGGAGACCATGCACGCCATCCAGGAGATGAGGCTTCCGATAGATGGCGAATTCATCCTGGATTCAGGAGCCGGCTTTTATGCCAACAGTGGacaagatccaggctgtggagcaGGGCTCACCGTCCGGTTCAAGGATTCAGAGTCCCTCCGGTGGTTTAACCCAGCACTGTGGCAGGCTGCCGCATCATCAGATGACCTCCAGAGTGGAAACTTCCTGTTCTCGGTTCACGAGGAGAGCGTCCCCTGCCGCCACGATGACGTGATTTTTAAAACCCGCTCCTCTTTCAGGGTGGACACCAGCTCCAGTCACTCTATTGTCAATGTCAAATCGGTTTCCGTGCTGGGGAAAACATTTGGGAGCCAGGCTGAGTTCTCCCAGTACCTCCGTTCACGCTCCGGCCAACTGCAGTTCCATGGAACCTCTGCGGTCACTGTCGGAGAGCCGGGGTGTTCAGATCCTTCTGGCTGCGACTGCGGGAACTCTGAAAACCATCAGCTGATCTGCAGCTTTGTCAAATGTCCCTCCGTGAGCTGTACGAGGCCCCTCCTCCCTGTGGGACACTGCTGCGATGTTTGCGGCGCCATCGTGTCCATCCAGTACACCTCTGGTTTCAACCTGCAGAGCTATAGGCAGAGGATCCACCACCTCTTTCTGGTCCTGCCTAAATATAAATCCATCAAACTGGGCATGTCTAAAGTCTTCAAGTCCCAGCGGTTCATGTTCATCCCGTTTGATACCTCGCCTGAGATCCAGGTGGTCATCCTGGACGGTGAAGGGGAGTCTCAGTCCGAAAGTCTGGCCTGGGACATCGTGAAGGATGCCCGGGCTCAGAGCTCCCATCTGGGCATTACCGCGGCTGATTTCCAGACCTCCTCTGGCAACAGCGGCGGCGAGTCTGGAAACAATGCAGGGATGGTGGTCGGAGTTGTGTTCGGGGTCCTAATCATGATCACGCTCGTCCTTGTTCTGGGCCTAATGGTACGTAAGGGGGTCGTCCGCTTGCCACCGCTGCCGTCGCTGAGCCGCTTAAGGCGAAGCAGTGTTGTTGGAGAGCTCGGGGGACCTCTGGACCAGGGCTATGACAACCCCATGTTTAACAAGCCCACCATGCTGCCCAATGTTCCCAGCCTCTACGGTGGAGAAATCACCAATTCCATCTGCCTGAAACAGACTGGAGTGCACTTTGTCAATCCAGTCTACGATGAGCATGAAAGTGATTTTACTGCATAG
- the LOC101066105 gene encoding tripartite motif-containing protein 16-like, with product MAELNGDLQDNLKNNTESVNLFAEPFQYLPPEDVPCDSCLDSPCRAMKTCLTCQVSYCEAHLRPHLLNTKFQKHRLVDPLHDSNCRVCEVHRLPFARFCMKDSCCVCSECEKQQHKGHPTVSTREARSGIEAELQKKREEISARASEAETAIEELKRNHDLIRSSVQGACVVVEQQFDLLLATVKEARKQEVQVLKGEKKAALQQAESIQAHLEQRRAELIRILTEMNKLSKRESDVDFLQECTEWKKGAEDLSLPTVCINNMDHLASYVEVVMDATQELRDLILSSYREKTSPTCKNEECAEALVAKSSPSAVPDPETREDFLKYWRRLTFDPDTTHHFLRIMEDNRKLINTSPWQHSYPDHPDRFDHWHQAMTSESLYQGRHYIEAELSGEGAHVGLTYKGIERKGEQCEGCITGYMSSWCLGRDSRGFFAWHANTETPLAVDEVTTVGLYVDFQQGCLSFYDVTEGMRLLHEYRENFSEPLYLAAWMSKNNDLIHLVDGK from the exons ATGGCAGAACTTAACGGGGATCTCCAGGATAACCTGAAAAATAACACAGAATCCGTGAATCTTTTTGCCGAACCGTTCCAGTACCTGCCTCCAGAGGACGTGCCCTGTGACTCCTGTTTGGACTCTCCCTGCAGGGCCATGAAAACCTGCCTGACATGCCAGGTTTCTTACTGCGAAGCCCATCTCAGGCCCCACCTGCTGAACACCAAATTTCAGAAGCACCGACTCGTGGATCCCCTCCACGACTCAAACTGCCGGGTCTGCGAGGTTCACCGCCTGCCTTTCGCGCGTTTCTGCATGAaggacagctgctgtgtgtgttcgGAATGcgagaagcagcagcacaaaggGCACCCGACCGTATCCACGAGGGAGGCGCGCAGCGGAATCGAG GCAGAACTGCAAAAGAAGCGGGAAGAGATCAGCGCACGTGCATCAGAGGCTGAGACTGCCATTGAGGAGCTGAAGAGAAACCATGACCTAATCAGG TCTTCTGTGCAGGGTGCCTGTGTCGTCGTTGAACAGCAATTTGACCTGCTGCTAGCCACCGTCAAGGAGGCCAGAAAGCAAGAGGTGCAGGTGCTGAAGGGGGAGAAGAAGGCGGCTCTCCAACAGGCAGAGAGCATCCAGGCCCATctggagcagaggagagcagagctgatCAGGATTCTTACAGAGATGAACAAACTGTCCAAGAGGGAATCTGACGTGGATTTCCTGCAG GAATGCACAGAATGGAAAAAAGGAGCGGAAGATCTGAGTCTGCCCACAGTGTGCATCAACAACATGGATCACCTCGCCTCTTACGTGGAAGTAGTGATGGATGCCACACAGGAGCTCCGTGACCTGATTCTCTCCTCTTACCGAGAAAAAACAAGCCCGACCTGTAAAAACGAAGAAT GTGCTGAAGCCCTGGTGGCGAAGTCTTCTCCTTCAGCCGTGCCTGACCCTGAGACCCGAGAGGACTTCCTCAAAT ACTGGAGGAGATTGACATTTGACCCTGACACCACCCATCACTTCCTGCGCATAATGGAGGACAACAGGAAGTTGATCAACACCAGCCCCTGGCAGCACAGCTACCCCGACCACCCCGATCGTTTCGATCACTGGCATCAGGCCATGACCTCTGAGAGCCTCTACCAGGGAAGGCACTACATTGAAGCAGAGCTGAGCGGGGAGGGGGCGCACGTGGGGCTCACCTACAAAGGAATTGAGCGCAAGGGGGAGCAGTGTGAAGGCTGCATCACCGGCTACATGTCTTCCTGGTGCTTAGGGAGAGACAGCAGGGGTTTCTTCGCCTGGCACGCCAACACCGAGACACCGCTGGCGGTCGATGAAGTCACCACGGTCGGCCTTTACGTCGACTTCCAGCAAGGCTGTTTGTCCTTCTACGACGTCACAGAGGGCATGAGGCTGCTGCACGAGTACAGGGAGAACTTCAGCGAGCCCTTATACCTGGCAGCCTGGATGTCCAAGAACAACGATTTAATTCATCTGGTCGACGGAAAATGA
- the ush1ga gene encoding Usher syndrome type-1G protein produces MNDRYHKAARDGRLDLLKEATRKDLNAPDEDGMTPTLWAAYHGNVEALRLIVSRGGNPDKCDIWGNTSLHLAASNGHHSCLFFLVSVGANIWCLDNDYHTPLDMAATKGHMDCVRFLDSVSTKQAELNAKLVRKLKEKVFRDAERRIKDCRRMQEKHRKHMERKFKREMTEASASDAMSFSSYTSSSVSHRQHNLNTATISVPYSQATLHATNRGKTKIQRKLEKKKQGDGTFKIYEDGRKSVRSLSGLQLGNDVMFLKQGTYVNPKDRGRCNVRDMFPRDNSDAISRAISEPDLHWPDVDYSEISTDSGHDSLFNRPGLGAMVFRRNYMSGGMFDLSGQEEAVEGPSGSNVRLRSRLQQCSSLDEESIGSARSLQERNVEEVPWEEVELGLDDDDEPETSPLEVFLAALGMNDLFFIFKREKIDLDALLLCSDQDLKSIHIPLGPRKKILGACKKHLEILEEPESIEDTDL; encoded by the exons ATGAATGACAGGTACCACAAGGCGGCCCGGGATGGCCGCCTGGACCTGCTGAAGGAGGCGACGCGGAAGGATCTGAACGCGCCGGATGAGGACGGCATGACGCCGACGCTGTGGGCCGCTTATCACGGCAACGTGGAGGCTCTGCGGCTCATCGTGTCCAGAGG AGGAAACCCTGACAAGTGCGACATATGGGGCAACACGTCGCTTCACCTGGCAGCATCCAACGGTCACCACAGCTGCCTTTTCTTCCTGGTGTCTGTCGGTGCCAACATCTGGTGCCTGGACAACGACTACCACACACCGCTGGACATGGCGGCCACAAAGGGCCACATGGACTGCGTCCGCTTCCTGGACAGCGTCAGCACCAAGCAGGCGGAGCTCAATGCCAAGCTGGtgaggaagctgaaggagaaaGTGTTTCGGGATGCGGAGCGACGGATCAAAGACTGCAGGAGGATGCAGGAGAAGCACCGCAAGCACATGGAGCGGAAGTTTAAGAGGGAGATGACCGAGGCTTCGGCGTCGGACGCCATGAGCTTTTCCAGCTacaccagcagctctgtgaGCCACAGACAGCACAACCTGAACACAGCCACCATCAGTGTGCCATACTCCCAG GCTACTCTCCACGCCACAAACAGAGGGAAGACCAAGATTCAGAGaaagctggagaagaagaaacaagGAGATGGGACCTTTAAGATCTACGAGGATGGGAGAAAGAGCGTGCGCTCCCTCTCTGGACTTCAACTCGGCAACGATGTCATGTTTCTCAAACAGGGAACTTACGTGAACCCCAAGGACCGGGGACGCTGCAATGTCCGTGACATGTTTCCCAGGGACAACAGCGATGCCATTTCTCGTGCCATTAGCGAACCGGACCTCCATTGGCCCGATGTGGACTATTCTGAGATCAGCACAGACTCAGGACATGATTCCCTCTTCAACCGGCCAGGTCTGGGTGCCATGGTTTTCAGGAGGAACTATATGAGCGGAGGGATGTTCGACCTCAGCGGTCAAGAGGAAGCGGTCGAAGGTCCCTCGGGCAGTAATGTGCGTCTGCGCAGTCGGTTGCAGCAGTGTTCCAGTCTGGACGAGGAAAGCATCGGGAGTGCACGCAGCCTGCAGGAGAGAAACGTGGAAGAAGTGCCCTGGGAGGAAGTTGAGCTGGGCCTAGACGACGATGACGAGCCAGAAACGAGCCCGCTGGAGGTCTTTCTGGCCGCGCTGGGCATGAACGaccttttcttcatcttcaaGCGGGAGAAGATTGACCTGGATGCGTTGTTGCTGTGCTCTGATCAGGACCTGAAGAGCATCCATATCCCCTTAGGACCAAGAAAAAAGATCTTAGGTGCCTGTAAAAAACATCTGGAGATCTTAGAAGAGCCAGAATCCATTGAGGACACAGATCTGTGA